One genomic region from Thermodesulfobacteriota bacterium encodes:
- a CDS encoding rhomboid family intramembrane serine protease yields the protein MIPLRDNIPSRSWPLVNVSIIILNTLVFIYELSLGPYIEKFILHYGFTPAVYQYLSEVAPANIPLRSYPIFTSMFMHGGWVHLISNMWILWIFGDNVEDRMGHLRYILFYLACGIAAALTQFWVNPYARVPMVGASGAIAGVMGAYFFLYPHARILTLIPIFFFFQIIEIPAFFFLAFWFIMQFFSGSLAITTRALAGGVAWFAHIGGFITGAGLIWIFKKRYR from the coding sequence ATGATCCCCCTAAGAGATAACATCCCTTCCCGTAGCTGGCCTCTGGTCAATGTCTCTATAATTATTCTCAACACCCTGGTCTTCATTTATGAACTTTCCCTGGGGCCATATATAGAAAAATTCATTTTGCATTATGGATTTACGCCGGCGGTATATCAATACCTTTCTGAGGTGGCTCCGGCAAATATTCCCCTGCGGAGCTATCCCATTTTTACTTCCATGTTCATGCACGGCGGTTGGGTACATCTTATCTCCAATATGTGGATCTTGTGGATATTTGGAGATAATGTCGAAGACCGCATGGGACATCTGCGTTACATCCTCTTCTATCTGGCCTGTGGGATAGCCGCGGCACTGACTCAATTCTGGGTCAATCCCTACGCAAGAGTGCCGATGGTGGGGGCCAGTGGCGCCATCGCCGGTGTCATGGGCGCTTACTTCTTCCTATATCCCCATGCCCGTATTTTGACATTGATTCCCATCTTTTTCTTTTTTCAGATAATAGAGATTCCCGCCTTCTTTTTTCTCGCCTTTTGGTTTATTATGCAATTCTTCAGTGGCAGTTTGGCTATAACCACCCGCGCGTTGGCGGGAGGCGTAGCCTGGTTCGCGCACATAGGAGGCTTTATCACCGGTGCAGGCCTGATCTGGATTTTTAAGAAACGTTACCGGTAA
- a CDS encoding ATP-binding protein: MNTNRGRDREVAISADMDLVRRRVQEKRGDYARYNFSEIQSNALKTFFDLAQEYDTLQNLYRVCVIVPKEYFNLESRLYLVSPVNNLRLVCSSAKDLYLEESDTNAAVRIENQAYLADESYVFPIKGNRLLTERLPFYAKDQLIGMLEVFPARGFADQDKFFFQKYANRIGYNINAKIVWQQNIDHIKFINSLVADIEHNVITPNIYYQVFFKNLQKKIAQCQVVENKLRETLSRVLVENRDYPDGILDQLDELTNKMKQDYEQVYQHYRNTSLFLETLFRRGHFERGQWTLRKSHINFNRDIITPQLERYQKQLEDRGVEIDNRMGGIPEEDIELTVDAGLIAQVYANLFSNAVKYTQGVIAADGRRVKRLAFGRERISDCFGHGKCGIKFNVFTTGLHLAPEEAARIFDEGYRGANATNQSGTGHGLHFIKSVIEVHGGVVGYEPVPEGNNFYFILPCSNN, from the coding sequence ATGAATACTAACAGGGGTAGGGACAGAGAAGTGGCCATCTCAGCGGATATGGACCTGGTTAGAAGACGCGTCCAGGAAAAAAGGGGAGATTACGCGCGGTATAATTTTTCAGAGATACAAAGCAATGCCTTAAAGACTTTTTTTGACCTGGCCCAGGAATACGATACCCTGCAGAATCTCTACCGGGTCTGCGTTATAGTCCCGAAGGAATATTTTAACCTGGAGAGCAGGCTCTACCTGGTCAGTCCTGTAAATAACTTGAGGCTGGTCTGTTCCAGCGCCAAAGACCTCTATCTTGAAGAATCGGATACCAATGCGGCCGTACGTATAGAAAATCAGGCCTACCTGGCCGATGAATCTTACGTCTTTCCTATCAAAGGCAACCGCCTCCTGACGGAAAGACTACCGTTCTATGCCAAAGACCAGCTTATCGGCATGCTTGAAGTGTTTCCGGCAAGAGGTTTTGCCGATCAGGATAAATTTTTCTTCCAAAAATACGCAAACCGTATCGGATATAACATCAATGCCAAGATCGTCTGGCAACAAAATATCGACCACATCAAGTTTATAAACAGCCTGGTGGCTGATATTGAACACAATGTAATTACGCCCAACATTTACTACCAGGTGTTTTTTAAAAACCTCCAGAAAAAGATAGCGCAATGTCAGGTAGTTGAAAATAAATTGAGAGAGACTCTCTCCCGGGTTTTAGTTGAAAATAGAGATTACCCGGACGGCATCTTAGATCAACTGGATGAATTGACAAATAAAATGAAGCAGGACTATGAGCAGGTCTATCAGCATTACAGAAACACCAGCCTGTTTTTGGAGACCTTATTCCGTCGCGGGCATTTCGAGCGCGGGCAATGGACCCTGCGAAAAAGTCATATCAACTTTAACCGGGATATTATCACCCCCCAGTTGGAACGTTATCAAAAACAACTAGAGGACAGGGGAGTTGAGATTGATAACCGTATGGGAGGGATACCGGAAGAGGATATCGAACTTACCGTCGATGCCGGTTTAATAGCACAGGTCTATGCCAATCTGTTCTCTAATGCCGTCAAGTACACGCAGGGCGTAATAGCCGCTGACGGCCGGCGTGTGAAGCGCCTGGCCTTTGGCCGGGAGCGGATCAGTGATTGTTTCGGCCATGGTAAGTGCGGGATTAAATTCAACGTATTTACAACCGGCCTCCACCTTGCACCGGAAGAGGCGGCCCGTATTTTCGATGAAGGCTACCGTGGCGCTAATGCCACAAATCAATCAGGCACCGGACACGGCCTGCACTTTATAAAGAGCGTCATCGAGGTACACGGCGGCGTGGTGGGCTATGAACCGGTTCCGGAGGGAAACAATTTCTATTTCATCCTTCCCTGCTCCAATAATTAA
- the porB gene encoding pyruvate synthase subunit PorB, with translation MIKELENFKGFSAKKLPLADPLASGHRACQGCGEVLALKLAMKAIGMNSIVVSATGCMEIITSTFPQTAWNVPWLHVAFENAAAVASGTEAALKVLMRKGKIPQKHIDIVAIGGDGATADIGLQSLSGAMERGHDFVYICLDNEAYMNTGVQRSSSTPYGAMTTTSPPGKKSFGQATKKKNVPAIAVAHNIPYVATASPAYFLDLMNKAKKAALVKGPAYLHIYSSCPTGWRHGGDLAIEISKLAVETNVFPLYEVIEGKYIINRKITKPKPVAEYLKKQGRFRHLTDDLIAQIQRQVDEEYDKLLKLAGETA, from the coding sequence ATGATCAAAGAGCTTGAAAACTTCAAGGGATTTTCGGCAAAGAAGCTGCCTCTCGCAGATCCTCTGGCCTCCGGGCACCGGGCCTGTCAGGGCTGTGGCGAGGTCCTGGCGCTTAAACTGGCTATGAAGGCTATCGGTATGAACAGTATCGTCGTCAGCGCCACGGGCTGTATGGAGATTATCACCTCCACCTTCCCGCAAACGGCCTGGAATGTACCCTGGCTGCATGTCGCCTTTGAAAATGCGGCTGCTGTGGCCTCGGGCACGGAAGCGGCCCTGAAGGTGCTTATGCGCAAGGGCAAAATTCCCCAGAAACATATCGATATCGTAGCCATAGGCGGAGATGGGGCAACCGCCGATATCGGTCTCCAGTCCTTATCCGGCGCCATGGAGAGGGGCCACGACTTTGTCTATATCTGCCTGGATAACGAGGCCTACATGAACACCGGCGTACAGCGTTCAAGCTCTACGCCCTATGGCGCCATGACCACCACTTCTCCGCCGGGGAAAAAGAGTTTTGGGCAGGCGACGAAGAAAAAGAACGTTCCGGCCATTGCCGTGGCTCATAATATTCCTTACGTAGCGACGGCTTCGCCGGCCTATTTCCTGGACTTAATGAACAAGGCCAAAAAGGCCGCCTTGGTCAAGGGGCCCGCTTATCTGCATATTTACTCATCCTGTCCCACCGGCTGGAGACACGGCGGCGACCTGGCCATTGAGATAAGTAAATTAGCTGTAGAGACCAATGTCTTCCCGCTTTATGAGGTCATAGAAGGTAAGTACATAATTAACCGTAAGATTACAAAACCAAAACCCGTAGCCGAGTATCTGAAGAAGCAGGGCCGGTTCCGTCATTTGACCGATGACCTTATTGCCCAGATCCAGAGACAGGTGGACGAAGAATATGACAAGCTGCTAAAGCTGGCCGGTGAGACCGCATAA
- a CDS encoding transketolase C-terminal domain-containing protein, protein MAKRIGMEVSIAASEAVKLADVDLIAAYPITPQTHIVEHLSEVVADGELDAAFVPVESEHSAMSCCIGSSAAGARTFTATSSQGLALMHEILFIAPAMRLPIVMVVANRALSGPISIWNDHSDIMAEQDIAWIQTFAENGQEVFDLVLHAFRVAEDSKVLLPVIVNLDGFTLSHVIEPIEILDKAEVDKYLPPYKPKVRLDPRKPVSMGLVGIPEIYTEAKKATNEALINSKRVVLKAWKEFGDLFGRYYNPVESYKTEGAEVILITMGSISETAMTAIDKMREKGMQVGLVRFRLWKPFPAPEFKKAIAGAQTLAVVDRALSPGGACGPVAEEIKAALYAERGRPKVYNFIAGLGGRDVTVENFEEIVSKAFTYAKKRPKQLYEMIGVREI, encoded by the coding sequence ATGGCAAAACGCATTGGGATGGAGGTTTCCATAGCCGCCAGTGAGGCCGTCAAATTGGCGGATGTCGATCTTATTGCGGCTTATCCGATCACTCCACAGACACATATTGTTGAACACCTCTCGGAGGTAGTGGCAGATGGGGAACTGGACGCCGCTTTTGTTCCGGTAGAATCCGAGCATTCCGCTATGAGCTGTTGTATCGGCTCTTCAGCCGCAGGCGCCCGGACCTTTACGGCTACAAGCTCACAGGGCCTCGCCCTTATGCACGAGATTCTCTTTATCGCCCCTGCCATGAGACTGCCTATCGTCATGGTAGTAGCCAATCGCGCGCTTTCCGGCCCAATTAGTATATGGAATGATCATAGCGACATCATGGCCGAGCAGGATATCGCCTGGATACAGACCTTTGCGGAGAACGGGCAGGAGGTCTTTGACCTGGTCCTGCATGCCTTCCGGGTGGCCGAAGATTCTAAGGTCTTGTTGCCGGTCATTGTCAACCTGGATGGTTTTACCTTGAGCCACGTCATTGAACCCATTGAGATACTGGATAAGGCCGAGGTGGATAAGTATCTCCCCCCATACAAGCCGAAGGTGCGCCTGGATCCGAGAAAGCCGGTGTCTATGGGTCTGGTAGGGATACCAGAGATATATACGGAGGCTAAAAAGGCCACGAATGAGGCCCTGATTAACTCTAAAAGGGTCGTTCTCAAGGCCTGGAAGGAATTCGGCGACCTCTTCGGGCGTTATTACAACCCCGTGGAGTCATATAAGACCGAAGGAGCCGAAGTTATTCTCATTACGATGGGGAGCATCTCCGAGACCGCCATGACCGCCATTGATAAGATGCGCGAAAAAGGGATGCAGGTAGGTCTGGTACGTTTCCGCCTTTGGAAGCCTTTCCCGGCTCCGGAGTTCAAAAAGGCTATCGCCGGCGCCCAGACACTGGCCGTAGTAGATCGGGCTTTATCTCCGGGTGGGGCCTGCGGCCCGGTGGCCGAAGAGATCAAGGCCGCCCTCTATGCAGAACGTGGCCGGCCGAAGGTCTATAACTTTATTGCCGGCCTGGGTGGTCGTGATGTTACGGTAGAAAATTTTGAAGAGATAGTTTCAAAGGCATTTACTTATGCCAAAAAGAGACCGAAGCAACTTTACGAAATGATCGGAGTGAGGGAGATATGA
- the porD gene encoding pyruvate synthase subunit PorD codes for MAKIDAVMGWKELDLGCVIRQPGSSRAFKTGDWRSQRPVVDRDKCIKCGLCWVYCPDLAMVPAEEGYYKVNLDYCKGCGICAKECPKDAITMVLEED; via the coding sequence ATGGCAAAGATAGACGCCGTAATGGGTTGGAAAGAACTCGATTTGGGCTGTGTCATACGGCAGCCGGGCAGTTCCCGCGCCTTCAAAACAGGAGATTGGCGGTCGCAACGGCCGGTTGTGGATAGGGACAAATGTATTAAGTGTGGGTTATGTTGGGTTTATTGCCCTGATCTGGCTATGGTCCCGGCAGAGGAGGGGTATTACAAGGTCAATCTGGATTACTGCAAGGGTTGCGGCATCTGTGCCAAAGAATGTCCTAAAGACGCCATTACCATGGTTTTAGAGGAGGATTAG
- a CDS encoding pyruvate ferredoxin oxidoreductase subunit gamma, which yields MIEIRIHGRGGQGAVTSAELVAIAAIDDGKYAQAFPSFGPERRGAPVAAFIRVSDKPIRTREKVYGPNVVMVLDPSILKIINVTAGLKDGGTVIINTSKTPEEMAGLLNVKAKIATVDATKIAMESMGVPITNTTMLGALVKSTGIVSSDALGKAIDKRFGRIAEKNKTAFNRAMTETIIRES from the coding sequence ATGATCGAGATCAGAATCCATGGCAGGGGTGGCCAGGGAGCGGTTACTTCAGCCGAACTGGTGGCCATTGCGGCCATTGATGACGGGAAGTATGCGCAGGCCTTTCCGAGTTTCGGCCCGGAACGGCGGGGGGCGCCTGTAGCGGCCTTTATAAGGGTAAGCGATAAGCCCATCAGGACGCGGGAAAAGGTTTATGGACCAAATGTAGTCATGGTCCTCGATCCGAGCATTCTTAAAATCATCAACGTGACTGCCGGACTGAAAGACGGAGGGACGGTAATTATAAATACCTCCAAGACACCGGAAGAGATGGCCGGGTTATTAAATGTCAAGGCAAAGATTGCTACGGTGGATGCTACCAAGATCGCCATGGAGAGCATGGGGGTCCCCATAACCAATACGACCATGCTTGGGGCCTTAGTTAAATCTACCGGTATAGTAAGTAGCGATGCGTTAGGAAAGGCCATTGATAAACGCTTCGGGCGCATTGCGGAGAAGAACAAGACAGCCTTCAACCGGGCCATGACTGAAACTATCATAAGGGAGTCGTAA
- the recR gene encoding recombination mediator RecR, whose translation MSVFPPALLRLIRNLGNLPGIGEKTATRLALAILRWPDVRAKELAQSIDEVKEKIRFCSTCFSFTETDPCAICADPKRTTDAICVVEDPGDMMAIEKSGGFKGRYHVLHGVLSPMDGIGPDELKIKELLLRIKSGQVKEVILATSPTVAGEATAAYLAGLLQNEDVTVTRIACGVPMGTDLKYNDEMTLRRALEARTGA comes from the coding sequence ATGTCCGTTTTCCCACCGGCGCTTTTACGACTTATCCGAAATCTGGGCAACTTACCTGGTATTGGAGAAAAGACGGCGACACGTCTTGCCTTGGCTATACTCCGTTGGCCCGATGTGAGGGCCAAAGAACTGGCCCAAAGTATTGATGAAGTCAAGGAAAAGATACGGTTTTGTTCTACCTGTTTCAGTTTTACGGAAACTGATCCCTGTGCCATCTGTGCAGACCCCAAACGAACCACTGATGCGATTTGCGTAGTCGAAGACCCGGGGGATATGATGGCTATAGAAAAATCCGGCGGCTTTAAGGGGCGTTATCACGTCTTGCATGGTGTGCTTTCGCCTATGGATGGGATTGGCCCGGACGAGCTTAAGATAAAAGAGCTTCTTTTACGTATAAAAAGCGGCCAGGTGAAAGAGGTAATCTTGGCGACCAGCCCAACTGTGGCTGGAGAAGCCACCGCTGCCTACCTGGCCGGATTGCTTCAAAATGAAGATGTAACTGTGACCCGTATTGCCTGCGGAGTTCCCATGGGTACAGACCTTAAATATAATGATGAAATGACCCTCAGGCGGGCGTTAGAAGCCAGGACCGGGGCATAA
- a CDS encoding YbaB/EbfC family nucleoid-associated protein, producing MKDLGGLVKQAQKIQAKMAKIQEELADKTVESSAGGGMVTVVANGRQEIVSIKIEREVVDPNDLDMLQDLILAAVNDALKKSQQMMQEEMAQVAGGFKIPGLL from the coding sequence GTGAAAGATCTGGGAGGATTAGTTAAACAGGCACAAAAAATACAGGCTAAGATGGCCAAGATACAGGAGGAACTGGCCGACAAGACCGTGGAAAGCTCTGCGGGTGGCGGGATGGTAACGGTCGTAGCCAATGGCCGGCAGGAAATAGTATCTATAAAGATAGAACGAGAAGTCGTAGACCCTAACGACCTTGATATGTTACAGGACCTGATCTTGGCTGCGGTAAATGATGCCCTGAAGAAATCTCAGCAGATGATGCAGGAAGAGATGGCCCAGGTCGCCGGTGGCTTTAAGATCCCGGGGCTCTTGTAA
- the dnaX gene encoding DNA polymerase III subunit gamma/tau produces the protein MAYLVLARKWRPQNFSEVMGQSHVVQALRNAIRQGRVAHAYLFAGARGVGKTSVARILAKALECESGPTETPCNQCPVCREITNSSSVDIYEIDGASNRGIDEIRELRENARYLPAKCRYKIYIIDEVHMLTEPAFNALLKTLEEPPAHVIFIFATTEPHKIPITILSRCQRYDFKRLPASVITGHLKAIIDQEGIKLSAGGLRFIVREAEGSMRDALSLLDRIISYGGDEIGDEEIAAVFGLVDQRLVIEMIVAIFEHNLERSIDLIDQIYTHGQDLKRFYADLVEALRNLVIIKTCRKPGPLINVADDEKEELDRLGQAKSTETIYLYLQLLIQGWEELRRSSQPRLTLEMILMRASLLQDVIPVEKILEKISILASGIKENEGPLPIQDQPTAYPPGSGLDSCRHEGKEPEAPFVSGRPEDFLGFVKIKSLPLASILQQCQRLTVKNDTLVIVFADHSLSDLLKDPFYNARLREICREYYQRDIRIDILSESVATPGRETAEETGRERTAREEIVKHPLVQEALSILGGHIEEIKIEKRADR, from the coding sequence ATGGCCTACCTCGTCCTGGCCAGAAAGTGGCGGCCGCAAAATTTTTCTGAAGTCATGGGTCAGAGTCATGTGGTCCAGGCCCTGCGAAATGCCATCCGGCAGGGACGGGTGGCCCATGCCTACCTCTTTGCGGGAGCCCGTGGTGTCGGGAAGACCTCAGTGGCGCGCATCCTGGCCAAGGCTTTAGAATGCGAAAGCGGTCCTACGGAAACACCTTGCAATCAATGTCCTGTCTGCCGGGAGATCACAAATAGTTCATCTGTAGATATCTATGAGATAGACGGGGCTTCTAACCGCGGTATTGACGAGATCCGCGAGTTAAGAGAAAACGCCAGGTACCTTCCCGCCAAATGCCGGTATAAGATATACATTATCGATGAAGTGCACATGCTCACCGAACCAGCCTTTAATGCCCTTCTCAAGACCTTAGAGGAGCCGCCGGCACATGTCATCTTTATTTTTGCTACTACAGAACCGCACAAGATTCCCATTACCATCCTTTCGCGCTGCCAGCGCTATGACTTTAAACGGCTTCCCGCGTCAGTGATTACAGGCCACCTTAAGGCCATCATCGATCAGGAAGGTATAAAGCTGAGCGCAGGAGGACTGCGCTTTATTGTCCGGGAGGCCGAGGGGAGTATGCGTGATGCCCTGAGCCTCCTGGATCGGATTATCTCCTATGGTGGGGATGAAATTGGGGACGAAGAGATAGCCGCTGTCTTTGGCCTTGTTGACCAGAGGCTGGTTATAGAGATGATAGTGGCCATATTTGAACATAACCTTGAGCGAAGTATCGACCTGATAGATCAGATTTATACCCATGGTCAGGACCTAAAGCGGTTTTATGCCGACCTGGTAGAGGCCCTTCGAAATCTGGTCATTATTAAGACCTGCCGGAAACCAGGTCCGTTAATAAATGTTGCAGACGATGAAAAAGAAGAACTGGATAGACTGGGGCAGGCAAAAAGTACCGAGACCATTTACCTGTATCTCCAGCTGCTGATCCAGGGGTGGGAGGAATTGAGAAGATCTTCACAGCCCAGATTGACCCTTGAGATGATACTGATGCGAGCGAGCCTGTTACAGGATGTTATTCCAGTGGAAAAGATACTGGAAAAGATTTCCATTCTGGCCTCTGGCATTAAAGAGAATGAGGGTCCGTTACCCATCCAGGATCAACCCACGGCCTATCCTCCGGGGTCAGGCCTGGATAGCTGCAGGCACGAAGGGAAAGAACCAGAAGCCCCCTTTGTATCTGGCAGACCGGAGGACTTTTTAGGTTTCGTTAAAATCAAGAGCCTCCCTCTGGCCTCGATTCTACAGCAATGTCAGAGGTTGACGGTAAAAAATGATACACTGGTTATTGTGTTTGCCGATCATTCCCTCTCCGATCTCTTAAAAGATCCTTTTTATAACGCACGGCTGCGCGAGATTTGTCGGGAATATTACCAGCGAGACATAAGAATAGACATACTTTCAGAATCAGTGGCAACCCCTGGTCGTGAAACAGCAGAGGAGACCGGCCGGGAACGCACCGCCCGGGAGGAGATAGTAAAACATCCCCTGGTTCAAGAGGCGTTAAGCATCTTAGGCGGACATATTGAGGAGATCAAGATAGAAAAAAGAGCCGATCGCTGA
- the tadA gene encoding tRNA adenosine(34) deaminase TadA, whose product MLKEDESPGYHESFMRKALEAASQAQKTGEVPVGAVLVGEDDQILGVGYNQVIALSDPTAHAEILALRQAAKTHVNYRLPGTTLYVTIEPCLMCAGAILQARVKKLVFGAYDPKGGVFGSLYNLAQDHRLNHRIEVISGILAGEAQSIMQAFFRHKRSGERYRSGRNGVDSKST is encoded by the coding sequence TTAAAAGAAGACGAAAGCCCGGGGTATCACGAAAGCTTTATGCGTAAGGCCCTCGAGGCCGCCAGCCAGGCCCAAAAGACAGGGGAGGTTCCGGTGGGGGCGGTTCTTGTGGGAGAAGATGACCAGATTTTAGGGGTGGGCTACAACCAGGTCATCGCACTGAGTGATCCCACGGCCCATGCGGAGATACTGGCTCTCCGCCAGGCAGCGAAAACTCATGTTAACTACAGATTACCGGGAACAACTCTTTACGTCACTATCGAGCCTTGTTTGATGTGTGCCGGCGCTATCTTGCAGGCCCGAGTCAAGAAATTGGTCTTTGGTGCGTATGATCCTAAGGGAGGGGTGTTCGGTTCGCTGTATAATCTGGCTCAAGACCACAGGCTAAACCATCGCATCGAGGTCATTTCAGGTATTCTGGCTGGTGAAGCCCAGTCCATAATGCAGGCCTTTTTCCGGCATAAACGATCGGGGGAGAGGTACCGAAGTGGCCGTAACGGGGTCGACTCGAAATCGACTTAG